TCTTGCTATTTCTATCTTCTCCAAAATGTATTTTGTTCCACTGTTATCTATATCATGCGATTGTCCTAAAGCAATCATATATTTATCTAATGCCTCATCATATTTGCTTGACTTTAACTTATCATCAGCATCAATAATTGTCTCTGTAAGCTTACAATATTTATCCAAAGTATCTTTCTCCGGCTTAAGTTTATATTTATTTGCTATATCAAAAGCAGCTTTGTATTCTACATTTGCTTTTTTTATATTCCCATAAGTGGTGTATTGTATCCCACTACTCTTGTGCGCGTTCATTTCGCTTATGTTATCTATTTTTTTATTTCTACTTATTCCTAACATTACACCTATTACTATTAAAATTATAATAATTGGGATCGCCACTATAAGAATTTTTTTTAGCCTTTTCTTGTCTTTAGGATTTATAAATACTTTATCAACAAATGTTAATGATATTGTATAGTTTTCAATATGTTCAAGTTGCCTTGACAACAGCATATCTTCAACATTATCAGCTAATTCTTTTGGATCTTTTGACTCTGAAGCCGCATCCACCAATTCTTGCTCGTCAATGTTTTCCCAAATACCTCTTGTTGATAGCGATATAATATCACCATTAATTAATTTAATTTTTTTAGATATGTATGGTGAATATAATTTTTCCTGCCCTAAATAACAATATAAATTATTTCTTTCATTATGCTTTGCTATTTTATCTAGAGGTATATCTTCTTTCGCTGTGAGCATTTGAGTTAAAGATTGGTCTTCGCTTTTATATCTTATAACTCCATCTCTATACAAATAAAATCTTGAATTACCGGCAACTGCATAAACAACCTTCGTATAATCTGTAATAACAACTGTAACAGAAGCTTTCAGTCTCACATTATTGCTTTGACTAACCAATTCATCATTTGCCTGCTTAAAAAAACTGGTTATATATCTTCTTTTAATTGTAGGTTTTTCAGTAAAATTTCTTATAATACTTTCAACTGCTATTTTCGCACTTTCTAACTCTAAATCATCATCTATACCGTCTGCTATAACGTAACATGCATAATTGTCTAATTCTACAAAAGCAAAATAATCTTTATTTTGTAATAGTGTACCTGCTTCTGATATAAAATTTGTTTTAAAGTCTGAATTTAATTTTCTCATATTTTCACGCCCTAAACTAATTAATTATATGTATTTCATTAGTATAATACTGCCGTTTTCCTTATTGATTTTTTCTTTACTCTTAACAACCTGTATTATCCCATTTGCCATGTTTTTTAATTTTTTATTATTTTTTAAGATTTCTTCTATTTGAATCCAAGTTAATGAATTATATACTCCTTTATTCATAAGAATTATAATATCCTTTTTTTTAAGTACTACTGGTTTTTCCAACATTTCAATATCCTTAAAATCATCTTGTCCAAGATAATTTAATAGCCCTTTTTCTCTTAATCCTAACAATGCTTTCTCTTTTGTAAGTTTACCTTTATAAAATTCATTTTTTGCAAATACATTAACAGTATGTCCCTCACTTAATTTAAATAACTCACCTTTTCTATAGACTGCTACCATTGCGTTTCCTACAAGTCCATAATGAAGTAAATTGTTTACTATTATTGCACTTACTACACTAGCTCCACCTTGATTGTTATCTACTCTTCTTAAAATTTCACTATTTGCTTCATTAAATGCTCTGTTAAAAAAATATTCTGTTTTTTCTCCATTCCACTGTTCCAAAAATAGTCTTCTGAATGTGTTTATGGTAGTTATACTTGATATCCTACCTGCTTCATTTTTGCCTAGCCCATCTGCTAAAACAGCTAGAGTTCCCTGTGGTGAACATATAGTTTCCATATGATCCTCATAAATTTCTTCATTCCCAATTGTAGCTGCGCTTTCTATTTTTATATAAGATTTATCTATTATTTTTATAAGTATATTTTTTAGGCCCACTAGAACTAATAGTATAATTAACAAAATAAGAATAACCATATTATAATTATTTTCAGCAAATTCTATCATGATAAGCTACCTCTAACCATTATCTTCCCACTCAAAGTTATCTCCACAGAAGGGAACAAAAATAAATTTACTTTTACCAAGTTCGATAACATCATACCCTGATAATTGAACTGGTATATAAATAGCTTCTCCGTTGAGATATGCTATACCGGAAGATTCTCCTGGTAATAACACATAGTTTTTTTTCTTTGGATCATATACAACTATTGCATGATTCCTTCTACATACATTGTTATCACCCAATATCTGTATGTCCATATCATCAGCTCTTCCAATAAAGTTCTTTCCAGTTTTTATCTTGTAATCTTTCCCAACTCTAGCTCCTTCAATACATACAAGCCACCCACAAAGTGGTTCAATTTCCTGATATAAAAGATCAGTTTCAACATCAAATTTTTCTGCCAATTGAGACTCATTATTTGCTTTTGATGCGGTTTCTATATTACAATATGGGCATACTGTCCCATATCGTCTTTCACTAAACATATGTCCATTTTTACATCTTGTAAGGCCCATTTATATCCCCCATTTCATCTGAGTAAAAGCTTTGTTTTCCCAATAAATAATATATCGCCTTTTCTTATCTTACAGGGACTATTATTTACCAATCTATATAATTTGCCATCTTCTATCTTTTGTATGCTTACGCCACTATCAGAACATATATCTTCTAAATACCATGCTCCTCCTGCGAAATTTATTACTGCATGTTCTTCTTCAATGAAATTTGAATATATCGATTGACTCAAATCAATATCTACTCTCTTTTGATTAGTATTTCTACCTATAATTATTCCTGTTTTTTGTGAAGTTTCCCATTTTTTAATAATTTCATTTTCTTCATTTACTAAAGCTATTTCATTAATTGAATACACATTTGTTAAATCTTTTTTATAATGTTTTTGGAATAACCTTATAAAACCTATAAGTGCAATTAATACTCCTACAGTAGCAAGAATACTTTTTATCAGCATTGACTTTATTGTTATAAAAAGTAAAACACAAACTAGCGAAAGAATTACACCTATAGATAAATTTATTATCCCCATACTTGCTAACAACATTTTATTCTCTTTTTTATTATTTAAGTTTAAATTATTCAAAGTAATTCACTCCGTTACTTCTATTTATTTTTGAAAAAGTTGTCGAATAATTGACTTGTATCAATAGGATTTTTTTCTTTCTCATGAAGAGAGTCTTTTCTTACATTATCAGAACTCGCACTAAATCCAAAAAAATCTTCGAATTTATTATGCATATTTCCCATGTTATTGTCTACATTTATATTATCTTTTTTGCGACTTTTACTGCTAGTATTATTATTTTGTTTACCAGTATTCTGTTTAATGTTATACAATTTTTCATCATACTGCTTTTTTAACCTTTCATCACTTAAAATACTATAAGCTTCATTAATTTCTTGGAACTTTGCACCCAATGTCTTATCATTAATGTTTGTATCTGGATGGTACTTCTTAACCAAACTTCTATATACTTTTCTGATTTCATCCTTACTTGCCTTAGGTGACACCTGTAATATTTCATAAAAATTCTTCATGTATTTCCTCACCTTATTAAAATTTCATAGAGAAGTCTTTATTAAAATTTAACTTATACATGTGCAATGTCCCTGTTAAACTAGACATTACAGCATGTATAAGCTAATAGTTCTTTATATTTTAAGCGCTAAATCCACCAGCTAATGTTATCTTATCTAGCTTGTCTTTTTTCTGCTTTATAACAAGTTCAAATGTTCCTACACCTTCTGTATCTCCGTAATGTTCTTTGTAATCTACTACAAAGGCATTTGGGAAAAATATTTTTCTTATAATTTGATCTGCTGAGAGTACTTCAACAGTAATTTTTCTATAACAATCTGCTTTTTCTGCTGGTACTAATGACCAAACTCCCATTTGTCTTGTACTATCAAATCCCTCTCCGTCTAATGCAGTTAATATTTTTCCACTAATTATCATAGTGCTTCCTACATCTTTTGAACGTGCATTTGAATCTTTTGGAGTATCCGTTTTTAAAACTATTTTTTTTACACTTTCAACTCCGAGTTCTATCTTTTCTGCGCCTTCAATTACTACTTTGAAACCCATAATTTACACACTCCTTTTAATTTGTTTTAATTATTCTCCAAATCCACCTTGGAATTTTACCATAGCTGTCTTATCTTTCTTCTGTTTTAATTGTAGTATAAATGTTCCTACACCTTCCTCATCACCATAGTTTTCTGCATAACTTACAACAAAAGCATTTGGCAAATTAATTTGTCTTACCACTTGTGATGCAGAAATAACATCCACTGTTACTTTTCTATAACAATCTGCTTTTTCGGATGGAACAAGTGACCATTGTGCTAACTTAATAGTACTGTCGGCTACCTCTCCATCAACTGGCGTTAATATTTTCCCTTTGATTGTTAGTGATGTTCCAAGATCCGTAGAACGTGCATTAGAATCATCTGGAGTATCTGTATTGAATTCGACTGTTAGTATGTTTTCGATGCCTAAGTCAATTGTTTCAGCACCTTCAACTTTTAATTTAAATCCCATTTTTTTTCCCCCTACTTTTCATAATATTTATAATTCAGAAACAGCAGTAATACTGCCATTTCAAACTACCACATAAAATTCTCAATTAAATATTTAATGCAACAATATCTTATCCAATTATTGCATTTCTTGTTATCTCAACCTCTAGGTTTTTAACATTGCCGTTGAATACTATATTAATATTGCAAGTGCCACTTTTTTCATCTATTAAAAAGCTAATGTCATCGCCTTCTTGAATAATAGAATTTATATATCCCTTGTTTGTAACCCATTTGCTTTTTATGCTATTTGG
This window of the Clostridium estertheticum genome carries:
- a CDS encoding PP2C family protein-serine/threonine phosphatase, giving the protein MIEFAENNYNMVILILLIILLVLVGLKNILIKIIDKSYIKIESAATIGNEEIYEDHMETICSPQGTLAVLADGLGKNEAGRISSITTINTFRRLFLEQWNGEKTEYFFNRAFNEANSEILRRVDNNQGGASVVSAIIVNNLLHYGLVGNAMVAVYRKGELFKLSEGHTVNVFAKNEFYKGKLTKEKALLGLREKGLLNYLGQDDFKDIEMLEKPVVLKKKDIIILMNKGVYNSLTWIQIEEILKNNKKLKNMANGIIQVVKSKEKINKENGSIILMKYI
- a CDS encoding membrane-associated protease 1, with the translated sequence MGFKVVIEGAEKIELGVESVKKIVLKTDTPKDSNARSKDVGSTMIISGKILTALDGEGFDSTRQMGVWSLVPAEKADCYRKITVEVLSADQIIRKIFFPNAFVVDYKEHYGDTEGVGTFELVIKQKKDKLDKITLAGGFSA
- a CDS encoding PP2C family protein-serine/threonine phosphatase, whose protein sequence is MRKLNSDFKTNFISEAGTLLQNKDYFAFVELDNYACYVIADGIDDDLELESAKIAVESIIRNFTEKPTIKRRYITSFFKQANDELVSQSNNVRLKASVTVVITDYTKVVYAVAGNSRFYLYRDGVIRYKSEDQSLTQMLTAKEDIPLDKIAKHNERNNLYCYLGQEKLYSPYISKKIKLINGDIISLSTRGIWENIDEQELVDAASESKDPKELADNVEDMLLSRQLEHIENYTISLTFVDKVFINPKDKKRLKKILIVAIPIIIILIVIGVMLGISRNKKIDNISEMNAHKSSGIQYTTYGNIKKANVEYKAAFDIANKYKLKPEKDTLDKYCKLTETIIDADDKLKSSKYDEALDKYMIALGQSHDIDNSGTKYILEKIEIARNSIKVTDFLTLGDKNMDLGNIKDAESYYKQAKDLAIDFYMKDEKKEAMDKLDKLYAKKAVVQDKAAVAQAATQKKDADQKKDDATTETKAIENIKNGDLSYSTGDYVSAKMYYIMAKEMYDQIKSVSYSKELAQKIYLMDQKITELATQRAKADKYVKDGDQKYISGDLSTAKVLYLLAKNIYDKEGIEAEAKSVQAKITIIDTAKTSK
- a CDS encoding FHA domain-containing protein; protein product: MGLTRCKNGHMFSERRYGTVCPYCNIETASKANNESQLAEKFDVETDLLYQEIEPLCGWLVCIEGARVGKDYKIKTGKNFIGRADDMDIQILGDNNVCRRNHAIVVYDPKKKNYVLLPGESSGIAYLNGEAIYIPVQLSGYDVIELGKSKFIFVPFCGDNFEWEDNG
- a CDS encoding FHA domain-containing protein, with the translated sequence MNNLNLNNKKENKMLLASMGIINLSIGVILSLVCVLLFITIKSMLIKSILATVGVLIALIGFIRLFQKHYKKDLTNVYSINEIALVNEENEIIKKWETSQKTGIIIGRNTNQKRVDIDLSQSIYSNFIEEEHAVINFAGGAWYLEDICSDSGVSIQKIEDGKLYRLVNNSPCKIRKGDILFIGKTKLLLR
- a CDS encoding J domain-containing protein, which translates into the protein MKNFYEILQVSPKASKDEIRKVYRSLVKKYHPDTNINDKTLGAKFQEINEAYSILSDERLKKQYDEKLYNIKQNTGKQNNNTSSKSRKKDNINVDNNMGNMHNKFEDFFGFSASSDNVRKDSLHEKEKNPIDTSQLFDNFFKNK
- a CDS encoding membrane-associated protease 1 encodes the protein MGFKLKVEGAETIDLGIENILTVEFNTDTPDDSNARSTDLGTSLTIKGKILTPVDGEVADSTIKLAQWSLVPSEKADCYRKVTVDVISASQVVRQINLPNAFVVSYAENYGDEEGVGTFILQLKQKKDKTAMVKFQGGFGE